GCCCGCCATTGCCGATGCGGTAAAAGGGGATATCGCGATTCTCGCCGATAGCGGTATTCGTAACGGCCTGGACGTGGTGCGCATGATTGCGCTCGGAGCTGACACCGTATTGTTGGGTCGCGCTTATCTGTACGCGCTGGCGACCCATGGCCAGGCGGGTGTGACCAATCTGCTCAACCTGATTGAAAAAGAGATGCGCGTTGCGATGACGTTGACCGGAGCAAAATCTATCGCTGAAATCAGCCCTGAGCTGCTGGTGCGTGAAGGCCTGAAAGATATTCTGTCGCCGCACGCAATGGCTGCGGGTTTCTAAGCTTGCGATACGGTAATGCGGCGCTGCCGCCGGGATTCACCGGGGACAGCGCTTGCTGAGTATTAGTTGAGTTTGTAGTCGAGGGTAATTTCAGCTTTTAGCAGTTGCGATACCGGGCAACCGGCTTTGGCTTTCTGAATAATTTTATCGAACACCGCGCTATCCGCGTTCGGCACTTTGACGTTGCTGGTTAGCGCAATTTTGGTAATGGCAAAGCCACCGTCGGTTTTATCCAGCGAGACATCGGCTGTCGTATCGATACTTTCCGCCGTATAGCCCTCTTCGCCAAGCATTAGCGAAAGTGCCATCGAAAAACAGGCTGCGTGCGCCGCACCAATTAACTCTTCCGGATTGGTACCGGCAACGCCTTCAAAACGC
The nucleotide sequence above comes from Buttiauxella selenatireducens. Encoded proteins:
- a CDS encoding OsmC family protein, translating into MTIHKKGQAHWEGDIKRGKGTVSTESGALKQQPYGFNTRFEGVAGTNPEELIGAAHAACFSMALSLMLGEEGYTAESIDTTADVSLDKTDGGFAITKIALTSNVKVPNADSAVFDKIIQKAKAGCPVSQLLKAEITLDYKLN